Below is a genomic region from Persicimonas caeni.
AGCTTTTTGCAGCTTGCCCAGACAGTGGCCGGCGATGCGGTCGTCGACATCGAACCAAATTGGTGGGCATGGAGGCTCGGAGCACTCGCCAATATCGGCGAGCGCCTGAGTTTCCTCGTAGCGCATCCACGAGACGTCGCGGCTATCGGTGGCGGTGCCGATATCCGGGCCAAGGTTCTCGGAGTTCTGTTCTTGCAGCCCAAATGCGCCAAGCGCATCGGCTGGTAGTTCCGCAGTATCGAAAGTACAGGTCTTGATTCTCGGTGCTTGGTCTCCAAGACCGGAGACTCGCCCGAGTTCGAATTGCAGGAGATGTCGGACATCAGGCACTGCTCACCTACGACCAAGTACTCGACCACGCGCAATCTGTGTGACCGACGTGGTGCGGCGCTTCCCCGTTAGATGTTCGGAAGCGTGTGGGTAGTAGCGTACGACGATGAGGGTGGGGGTGCAACCTGCTTGGATTAGTTTTCGGTAATCGGATTATCTCCCCCCGCTACGGGCAACTCTCGGCGCCCGTTGGCCGCCTCGCTAACTCTTAGCTACAAGCTCCTTTCCACCCACAAGGGGCTCCCAGTTCGTCGGCCCTGCTCAATTGACCGCCTCGGGCGGATGTGCATCTCCCTCCGAGCGGTGTGAGACGGCGTTTCCTGCAACCAGGCACACCCCACGCGGGCAGCCGACCTACATCGCCATCAACGACCCAGCGGCCTTCGCCGCCAGGGGGGCTAGCGCCGCGAGGGCGCTGCCGGCGGCGACCCATTTCACCCATGGCATCTGTTGCAGAGGGGCGCGCTCGTCCTCGTCGAGCTTGGTCGGCAAGGAGAGGGTGCGCATGGCGAGGATCGCTGCGGCGATGCTCAGCACGGCGAAGGGGTTGAAGAACCAGGATACTGCGGCGCACACGGCGCTGTAGAGAGCGCCGTTGCGGTAGGTCTGCTCGAGGTCGGCGCTCGCCGGTCGCGCGGCGGCGCATTCGGGGCACAGCCAGCCGATCATGCTCGTCGAGGCGTCTTCCTCGGCGAGTTCGGTGCCGCAGTTGTTGCAGGTGACAAGCATCGTGGACTCACTTTTGGGGATATAAGGGTACGACGACGGGGGAGGAGCGAGCAACATGACTGGGATCGTCTTCGCCGCCCTCACCCCCACCACCCATACCACTCCTTGGACAAAACACGCCCCTCGTCGAAGTTGACCGCGCAGGTGTATCGCTCGAGGTGGGCGCCCAGTTGGGTGTACGACACCTCTCCTTGCTGCGGCACGACGGGGCTCATGGCGGGGCACTCGGAGAAGCACTTCGACGCGCCTTGGTCGTCGTGGATGCACCACGTGGGGAATCGGGGTCGTTCGTCTTCGGAGAAGCTGCAGGAGTGCTCGACAAAAAGCTGCACCGTCGCGTGCGCGGCGTCGCCCTCGTCTACCTGCTCACACAGCTCGGCGGTCTTCCATCGGGCGGAGAGGTGGCCGATGGTGGCGGTGACGACGATGTACGTCATCGGGAGGAAGATGAGCAGCGCGACGGCGGCGAGCATCCCCTGGAGAGCCTTTTGTAGCATAGCGTTGACCTCTGTCTGCCCGCGGCTCCGTGGCGCCGTCGACGACGGGGACGAGCATCACGACTCGGACAGCGTGGGAGCAGACTGGCGTTCGGCGAGGAGTCGCCGGGCGCGGTCGATGTCCATGCTCAGCTCCTGATTCCAGCCGGTGGGGTTGTCGCCCTCGGCGAAGCCCAGGCGCAGGTACAGTTGGTAGACCGATTCGTTGGCCGGCTGCACGGAGATGTCGACGCGGGTGCAGTCGGCTTCGGTGGCCCGTTCGACCGCGCGGCCAAACAGGCGGGTGCCCACGCCTCGGCGTTGCCAGGCGGGGCGCATGGCGGCGCCGTTGACGATGAGGGTGGGCGGGCGCAGTTGGAATTGGAGGTAGCCCACGACTTGGTCTTCGTCGTCGTCGACGGCGACGAGGATCGTCGAGGCGTCCAGCGTCGAGCGCAGAAAGTCGACGTTGAAGAGGTCGGCGTCGCCGCCGGATTCGACGACGAAGTCGCGCAGCGTGTGTCGGGCGATCTCGGCGACCGCCGCTAAATCGGCGTCGTCGACCGGGCGAATGACAAGGTTGGTTTCGCTCATGATGTTCTCCTCGATGATTTGCACCAGTCCACCACGACCTACGGATGAAGACAATGCCCGTTCGTCTCCTTTAGGCGCCTCGCCTCATCCAACGCGGCTTGTTTAAGTAACTACACGAAGATTCTGTCGGTCATCTCGGCGGCTCTCGACGCCAATCACTGCGTCGCCATCCCTCGACGATGCCGCTGGCATCGCCTGCGGGCTGTCTCCTTGTGCTTGCCGCCGATTGCTCGCCGAGCTTTCCCGCACAATCTCCGTGCAGTTACTTAGCTCGGCTCGGACGGCTGGGAAGCGCTCGCCGATTGCGCTAATCTAGGACAAACGCCCGTTGGGTTTCCCTAAATGCAGGTCTCTTGTGAAGAAACTTCTGTTGGCTCTGACGATGTCGCTCTTTTTGGTCTCCTGCGGTGACGACGACTCCGCCGGCGTGGCGAACGCGTGTGAGCGCGACGCCCACTGCGAGACGGGCATGTGCTACACCCGCACGGACCCGGGCTACTGCACCGCGCCGTGCAGCCGGGAGGGCTGGACCGACGAGTGCCCGGCGTACACGGCGTGCAAGAAGATCCACGGCGGCCAACTGCGTTGCCTGCTCACCTGCCGCGACGACCGCGACTGCCCGAGCAACTCCGAGTGCACCGACGCCCCCCGCACCGACGGGGCGAGGGTGTGTGAGCCGGACGATTGAGCCCCGCAGGCTCTGTAGGCCCGCGCGTGGGGGCGGATGGGCGCAAGGGACTTGTAAGACGTCACATTCAGCACTATTCACACAGGCAGTGCCAACGCAGGACGGGAAACTCCACCGAAGGTCGCCCTTGACGCCCCAGCAATCCGACAATTTGAGTACCCTCGCGCGCCTCTTTCCGCAGTTGGAGCGCGAGGTGAAAGCCTACGACGAGGAGACGGGCGACGCGCCGGCCTACGCCTATACCGAGCGCAGCCCCGACAGCGTGACCGCGGGGGAGTTCCTGCGCGAAATCACCCACGTGATTGTGGCCGCCAGCCTCTCCTCGGCGGCGGTGCAAAGCATCGAGGCGGCCATCGCCCCCTACCTGGACTACGCCCAACCCCGCCTCACTGCCCAGGAGCGCGCCCAGCGCGAGGCCGCCGTGTTGGAGCGGTTCGGACACCGGGCCAAGGTCGCCGGCATCTTCGACGCCTTCGACTACGTCGCCCAACACGGCATCGACGGGGTGATCGACGAGCTTCGCGAGAAGGGGCCCAAGTCTCTGCAGCGCTTCAAGGGGATCGGCCCGACCAGCTGCCGCCACCTCGCCAAGAACCTCGGCTACCGCACCTCCATGCACGACCGCCACATCGAGCGGCTCGCCCAGGCCGCCGGCTTCGACAACGCCGGCCAGCTCCCCTGGGCGGTGCTGACCTCCCGGCTCGACGCCGAGTCGGTCAGCTGGGTCGAGTACGTCTTCTGGAGATACGTCACCGCGTTGGACGGCGAGGCGGAGTTGCACGGCGCGCTCGCATGAGGCGACATTCCTCCCTAGCGCGCAGGGCTGCGATCGCGTTAAGGCAAACACGGAGGACTTTCGTCTTTCGGTGCGAGTGCTTCCAGCTCTCGCCGACGAGGGCAAGATGCCCCCGCACCGAACAAATCGCGCGCTTTCGGTGCGAGTGCTTCCAGCTCTCGCCGACGAGGGCAAGATGCCCCCGCACCGAACCGACCTGCCATGCTGTCCGTTGTCGCCCTGCCCGTCTTCATTTGAGTAAATGCCTAAAGGGGGAACCCGAGATGCCAAAACGAATCACTGCTCCGGCTCAAACCGCGGTCGCTGCTGCCGCGTGTCTGCTCGTGTTGTCTGCGGGAGCGAGCCCGGCGGCGGCCCAAGAGCCCGACGAACGGATGAGCCAGCGCGCGGCGGATTACCTGCTGCACGACCAGCACTTGCCCGACGAGACCGTCCAGCTTCGGATCGCGCTCGGTCCGCGCTTCGACGACGCGGTCGACTACCGCGAGCTCGGCGCCGAAGCCTACCTGTTCCGGTGGGGCGTGACCGACCGCATCAACTGGGGCTTTCCCCTGTACGGCTCGTTTGTGGTCGACGAGTCGGCCTCGGGGCGCGTCTTGCTCAATGGCGGCCTGGGTGGGTTTGGGTTCGACTCGCAGGAGAACTTCTGGACCGACTTCTCGCTCGGCGGGGCCTACCAACACCTCGCCGCGCCAGACACCGTCTGGACCTTCAGCCTCGTGGGCATCGAGAGACGCAACTGGACCACCGACGAAGGCGGGCTGACCCTGTTCGCCGCGGCCAACCGGACGGTCGCCTTCGGGGAGCGTTGGTCGTTTGGGTTCGGTGTGGGGGCGAGCTACTTCTCGCGCACCAACAGGCTGCTCGACGCCGCCGAGGACGAGGCGTCGGTGGTGATCGGCGCGGTCGGCAGCAACAACCGCCCGCTCGTGCAGTTTCGGGTGTGGGGCGGGCTGCACGCGTACGTGGCGTCGCGGTTGCGGGTCTTCTTTAGCGACGGGGTCTATCCGGTCCACGAGCATCTGGGTGGGTTCAACTGGTTCTTCTGAGGCGCCCGCCGAGGTCAACGCGCGCGGCGCCGGCCGAGGACTCCACCGACGACACTCCGAGTTTGCCGCTGTCTAGCATAGAAGCTTGACGCCCCCTTCGAATCCCTTAGCATGGCCGCCTGACCCCAACACATAAATGGGGGGGCCAACGAGATTTCCAGAGCACTGACACGATAAGTTCAGTGTCGTGGCCCATGTTGTTATGTGGTTCTTTACAGGAGTGTGAACGGATGAGTTTGAAGTTTTTGAGAAGACGCTCGCTCGCTGCGGTGTTGTTGGCAGCTGCGCTCGTATTCGCCGGATGTGGCGATGACGAGCCGGGCAACGGCAACAACAGCAACAACCAGGCCGACGCTGGCACCGAGGACGCCGGCACCGAGGACGCCGGCACCGAGGACACCGGCAACGAAGATACCGGCAACGAGGATACCGGCGGCGGCGATACGTGTACTGAAACCGAAGGTGGCGTCGAGATTTGCGACGGCATCGACAACGACTGCGACGGTGAAGTCGACGAAGACGCCACCGACACCACCACCTACTACACCGACCAAGATGACGACGGCTATGGCGACGACGCCACGGCCGTCGAGGCGTGTGAGCAGCCGGCCGACACGATCACGACCGGCGGCGATTGCGATGACAGCGACGCGGCGATCAACCCGGACGCCGACGAGGTGTGCGACGGCGTCGACAACGACTGTGACGGAGACGTCGACAGCGCCAACGTCGTCGCCCAAGACTGCGCCACCCAAGAAGGTGTGTGCAGCGGCGCGCAGACCTCGACCTGCGACAACGGCAGCTATGCCACCTGTGGCGCCAGCGAATTCGGCCCCGACTATGTCGGCTCGGCCGATGAGAGTTGGATGTGCGACGGGCTGGACAACAACTGTGACGGCACCGCCGACGAAGTTTGCTGCGGTGCGGCCGGCAATAACTCCGAGCCTACAGCCACCACGTTGGGCGACGGCTCCGACTACATCTACTCGGGCGCCTTCGGCCCGGCCCGTCCCACGGTGATCGAGCCGGCCAACGGCGCTCCGGCCGATGCCGCCGCTCTGGTGGTCTGGGAGGAGAGCCAGACGTCCATCGCCGCCCAGCACATCGACGACATGGGCAGCCCGGTGGGAAGCAAGTATACCAAGTCGGTCAACAATGCGACCGCTTCGACGGTCGTGGCCACCGCGCAAGGTTACGACCTCATCTGGGGTGAGACGAGCGACACCAGCGGCAACGACAAGGTCGTCGAGATCTATGTCCAGCCGCTGACCGCGACGCTGTCGAACAGCGGGTCGAGCTCGATGCTGTTCGAGGAGACCGAAGTCGGCAAAGAGCTGACCACACTGAGCGCCGCCTACCACGACCGCGGCGTCATCGTGGGCACCACGTCAATCACCCTGGGGCCGATCGTCGGCGGGTTGATCTATCGCATCGACGACCGCGCCAACTCCACCCAGACCCTCGACTTGGGCACCGGCGGCCTGTTTGGGCGGATCTACATGCGCTCTGTGGCGACCGACTCCGGCCTGCTGCTGACCTGGTTCACCGACGGGGGCACCGGCAACGATCCGAAGTTGCGCGGCAAGCACTACTCGTCGACCGGCGTGGCCAGCGGCTCGTTCGAGGTCACTTTTGCCGACCAGGACACCGGCCAGTACGACCTGTTCCAGACGGACAGCAACGAAGTCACGGTGGTCTTCCCCGAAGCGCGCGGAAGCAACAACGCGCTGGTGGCTGCACCTGTGGACTTCTCGAGCGGCACCGCCGGCACAAAGGTCGACCTGACCAGCTCGTCGGCCAACCACCTGTCGCCGGCGGTCGACGGCCGCGACACCGATGGTGACGGCTACGCCGACGCCATGACGGTCGTGTGGGTCATCGAGAGCACCACCGGAACCACGCTGGTCGGCTCGTCGTTCGACGCCAACAACCTTGGCACGATGGGCAGCAACTCGATCATCGCCCCGAACGCGACCAACCTCGACAACTCGAGCATCATCGTCACCGACCGCGGCGCCGTGGCTGCCTGGCAGACACGCACCACCGACGAGGTCAAGACGGCCCCGATGAGCTACCAGGGCCCGGGCATCTGCCCGTGATCCGACTCATCTGAAACGACAAAGCCCCCGCGGCCGCCTGGCGGTCGCGGGGGCTTTTTTGTGCCGGCGAGCCGCGGGGGACGCGGCTCTTAGCGGTGAGGCTCAACGGTAATACGACCAGGGCACGGTGATCGTGTAGGCCTGTCCGGTGTAGGTGATCGTCTGGGCGCCGGCGTCGCTCGTGGCGCTGTGGATGTAGCGCGCGCCGCTGAACTCCTGCTGCTTGAAGACGTTGCCGGCGGCGTCGAAGCCGACGACGTTGGTGGCCAGGCGGTTGTCGGTGTAGCTCAGGGGCCAGAAGTCGGCGCTGCCGCACTCGACGACCGGGCAGCCGTTGTTGCCGCAGACGGTTCTGAGGCCGCTGGGGAGCGACGGGATGGTCGAGGGCGACTTCATCGTGATGGTGGGCGTGCAGACCTCACAGGCGCTCGAGGCGCAGTCCTGATTCTGGCTGCAGGCGTTGCCGCAGCTGCCGCAGTTCTCGCGGTCGCTCGTCACGTCGGCGCAGTAGTCGGTGGCGGTGACCTGGTCGGTGCAGGTGGTCAGGCCCGAGCCGCAGTTGACCTCGCAGCTTCCGGCCACGCAGACCTCGCCCGAGGCGCAGGCGTTGCTGCAGGAGCCGCAGTTGCTCGGGTCGTTGTCCAGGTCGGCGCAGTAGTCGTTGCACACGGTCAGCCCGCCGCCGCAGGTCGTCTCGCAGCTTCCGGCCACGCAGGCTTCGCCCAGGCCGCAGGCGTTGCCGCAGGCGCCGCAGTTCTCGTTGTCGGTCTGGAAATTCGCGCAGTAGGGGTCGCCGTTGGCGTCGGTGCACAGGTCCTGGCTGGTCTGGCAGGTCGTCTCGCAGACGCCGGCCGAGCAGACTTCGCCCTGGGTGCAGGCGTTGCCGCAGGCGCCGCAGTTGTCGTTGTCGGTCTGGAAGTTCGCGCAGTAGGGGTCGCCGTTGGCGTCGGTGCACAGGTCCTGGTTGGGCTGGCAGGTGGTGCCGCAGCTTCCGGCCGAGCAGACCTGGCCCTGGGCGCACTCGACGCCGCAGTCGCCGCAGTTGGTGTTGTCGGTCTGGAAGTTCGCGCAGTAGGCGTCGCCGTTGGCGTCGGTGCACAGGTCCTGGTCGGGCTGGCAGGTCGTCTCGCAGCTTCCGGCCGCGCAGACCTCGCCCTCGGCGCAGACGTTGCCACAGGCGCCGCAGTTGGCGTTGTCGGTCTGGAAGTTGGCGCAGTAGTCGTCGCCGTTGTCATCGCTGCACAGGTCCTGGCCCGGCTGGCAGGTCGCCGCGCAGGTGCCGGCGGCGCAGACTTCGCCGTCGGCGCAGACGTTTCCGCACCCGCCGCAGTTGGCGTTGTCGCTGTCGAAGTTCGCGCAGTAGGCGTCGCCGTTGGCGTCGGTGCACAGGTCCTGGCCCGGCTGGCAGGTCGCCGCGCAGGCGCCGTCGGAGCAGACTTCACCGTCGGCGCAGACGTTTCCGCACCCGCCGCAGTTGGCGTTGTCGGTGTCGAAGTTCGCGCAGTAGGCCGTGCCGGCATCACCGCCGGCCGCGCAGACCTCTTGACTGCCCGGGCAGGTCACCTCGCAGACGCCTTCGACGCAGACCTCGCCGCCGGCGCAGCTTACGCCGCAGGCGCCGCAGTTGGCCTCGTCGGCCTGCAGGTCGGCGCACACGCCGTCGCAGTCGGTCTCCTCGGCCGCGCAGGTCAGCGCGTCGTTATTGGCCGCGTCGTCGTCCGAACACGCCGAGAGCATCAGGCCCATACAGACCATCAGCAATACAGCAAATTTCATGGCGTACTTACTCACAACTCCTCCCGAAAAGATCCAATGATACGAAATAGCTACTTCGAAAATGCGAGCGAATTGGCTCATATAAGCGACACGAGGTCAAGGTACTAATGAGTAGTACGGGTGATTAAGTAGTCCGGGTGGTGGGTGGTAGGTCTAGATATGCGACAACTTCGCCGTCGCCGCCGTCCGAGACCAAGCGCACGTCGTCGCGAAATAGCGTCTCGAGGCGAGCGGTGTCGCGCACCGAAAAGCCGTAGACGTCCCGTAGAAGAAGCACGCTTCGCTGGCTTGGCGCCTCCAAGCTGCAAGCTTCGAGCGCGTCCGCCAGGTTGGGCGCTCGCCTCGAAGAGAACGAGTTCGGTAGGTTGACCGGGTCGTTGACGGTCGAGGAGGTGGTTGGCGGTGAGCAGCCCGGCGAGGCCGCCGACGATGGCGACGCGGTGGGCGTTTGGGTTGCGGTCGGTCTCCGCTTG
It encodes:
- a CDS encoding GNAT family N-acetyltransferase yields the protein MSETNLVIRPVDDADLAAVAEIARHTLRDFVVESGGDADLFNVDFLRSTLDASTILVAVDDDEDQVVGYLQFQLRPPTLIVNGAAMRPAWQRRGVGTRLFGRAVERATEADCTRVDISVQPANESVYQLYLRLGFAEGDNPTGWNQELSMDIDRARRLLAERQSAPTLSES
- a CDS encoding putative metal-binding motif-containing protein — translated: MSLKFLRRRSLAAVLLAAALVFAGCGDDEPGNGNNSNNQADAGTEDAGTEDAGTEDTGNEDTGNEDTGGGDTCTETEGGVEICDGIDNDCDGEVDEDATDTTTYYTDQDDDGYGDDATAVEACEQPADTITTGGDCDDSDAAINPDADEVCDGVDNDCDGDVDSANVVAQDCATQEGVCSGAQTSTCDNGSYATCGASEFGPDYVGSADESWMCDGLDNNCDGTADEVCCGAAGNNSEPTATTLGDGSDYIYSGAFGPARPTVIEPANGAPADAAALVVWEESQTSIAAQHIDDMGSPVGSKYTKSVNNATASTVVATAQGYDLIWGETSDTSGNDKVVEIYVQPLTATLSNSGSSSMLFEETEVGKELTTLSAAYHDRGVIVGTTSITLGPIVGGLIYRIDDRANSTQTLDLGTGGLFGRIYMRSVATDSGLLLTWFTDGGTGNDPKLRGKHYSSTGVASGSFEVTFADQDTGQYDLFQTDSNEVTVVFPEARGSNNALVAAPVDFSSGTAGTKVDLTSSSANHLSPAVDGRDTDGDGYADAMTVVWVIESTTGTTLVGSSFDANNLGTMGSNSIIAPNATNLDNSSIIVTDRGAVAAWQTRTTDEVKTAPMSYQGPGICP